A region from the Plutella xylostella chromosome 8, ilPluXylo3.1, whole genome shotgun sequence genome encodes:
- the LOC105390728 gene encoding mucin-5AC, translating into MGSSERRKSLINMDHAAIWLTIALAVITFTTPASSSEPRVVCYYTNWSVYRPGTARFNPQNINPYLCTHLIYAFGGFTKDNAFKPFDKYQDIEKGGYAKFTGLKTYNKNLKTLLAIGGWNEGSSRFSPMVASRERRKEFVRNAIKFLRQNRFDGLDLDWEYPAFRDGGKPKDRENYAKLVKELREEFEKESEKTGKPRLLLTMAVPAGIEYIQKGFDVKTLNQYLDWMNLLTYDYHSAFEPAVNHHAPLYPLEEPNEYSVDNELNIDYTIKFYLENGADRDKLVLGIPTYGRSYSLFNPDATEIGAPADGPGEQGDATREKGYLAYYEICESLKPKSRKREVDSDDESEDEDSDDEELPWTVVQPNPKAMGPYAYRGNQWVGYDDIDIVSKKAEYVAENGLGGIMFWSIDNDDFRGTCHGKPYPLIEAAKEAYISRLGSTDNAVAVTERARVTSSSSRRRNRPRPSSTARPTAAAKLSSSTKRKSAASSTTPAWSISTPEPPTTPDPGSDFKCTDEGFFPHPRDCKKYFWCLDSGPSNLGIVAHQFTCPSGLFFNKAADSCDFARNVLCKKPSTTTTTKAPPKTTTAKPQTTTRAPTTTEAATTTRRVIKLSTKNSALFRTTSTTTTTTTAAPEEIYDDSEDEAADIDAEDPKVIKELIDLIKKVGGVEQLEKHLHLAESSAAAAADGPTTTASPYHKKLYQKVLERTRSNKNIGGGVGEGLVSYSRRGPQNAGLESDSDSDSEQRTPKRDGRPQYTTINRSRGSTTEEPSDSVEAPAVPEVSNRARAVDDSRSTSNKIDDSRTTSNKDDSRSTSDSRSTTSRPLQYVNIRRARPTDTADDTASRNALFERSEPYVTVSESNSLDIASARRENIPEYVTIRRSRPTTEEATTAQYTITEESSYETLLEKEISSPLQPQYTSIERKRPSTPPPTEPDTPEPTTVLAVQISSLLNAPNPEDDEELVQTEAAPEETEAPTTVTTPAPSTLPPRRAPPRRRGTTTPAPITSTVSTTTQVSDRNYTFVRRRRPLARPNEINADSDETNSRKIRSTTPESREAEVNAETERTSVVFNRRFRPRNQQSATPVVDSVPAAASPVSRGRYRPQVDLEELSTLTAVETEQEVVPQFVPRSNAATVRSSSRFRSRTSTAADSVADSDSSAATVEVQRQTFPSRGRSRFFLSTSTTEATQEISSTTEPSQRRPTFTRFSPRPFSRSGVPSTTEEAIIEEIVDEPIIASPRTPSRLPFGRGRPAISTTTTTRPNLQARRLPFSSFTRQSTTQVPFVEENDEESIEDTKDDIKLSESAIAEKEHENENVDESDQENETNIVNNETDPLDNNEPINEPEEVSEAPKRRVVIKKIRPTNAPEEESVISTSDSPVSSDETGRKKFRVIRRRPTSTTTVVEDIITTSSTSETPPTGPQRVRKIIRKKIKPVEDDIPEIIAKSVGSVNAGLVQDTTEPVANYGEKTRPNILTPSSTSVPVEEEQVGSEPTESNQTEAPEIKEQQTENNEDTKSVVEQENEQTIETEIDSKPEVVIESNQSSSEPTSVSESEIQPETEASTTASTTQATTPAPRARLPYRPGKRLFTSTTETPAPSSRTYSRKYNAVYTSPATVDRPSTSTTRRPLFQGRPFSRRPFTTARTTPKIEDEDEYSDEEILDEEPEDEFVVVPPNQLFSRRPTGNDNNDEDNEENDQDLESDNEGESKDEQEQFTVTSRKPNFKPRVINSNTFRTSTSTTELPKRQFVSQNKTAIYNRFGGNRPVNETKKRVVNVPVGYNTPSKASSDSENESKTSEVEEESDENETVTTTDGKNTESTTEDDDYLTMTDSTSTTESGTGTTNDDSTNTDTFATVTDQMEIDDSTDDFLEFTEETTSYPGNSDTTFYTNDVFDVKTTYVNRVTVATTTVPEATTEPIPETTTTTTTTTTTTTKAPPRLKTQFDKLFSVSRVVEVSSKLDKHRINKNNESRLIEEGTIMQEKKPTVDKIGEVSRFSLIKIFEDEIPIYLTKYGHIYPVDNPPDNPIRIDEARNARALVNFSDAPRENLLASESINEAYRSLNKIPQVQKEQNKDTDQVENVQGDNFLSYINDEKKADVPYSLPYYQSDPSQWQFIPAAYENEKMKQNKAAKSFEIVTPRNIIDDPSTLPLEGLFKTENPVTSRKINNVGTGNQPFLVYSSSGVKEDPIMKLTVPKQDAAKNIKTYVKGQELVGAAADDVDDGYPVDMSVIPLTTESSDSTATTMDTTETVPVTTSPILEMLTSKSTTTTTEQTTAGTTNEPTTETVIEETTTQKPSLFDGKRSKFAFPRRPIGVKTNTTRPVPAISSRIAKKNVTLSSNSLNRVNKTSGFNPAKSRFTGARAQNVPVDLRSGSRKTTTRPAPRTYTTEAPRSTTEKRVLIKSLRPNFRPSFVPRRPTPTKVSGDT; encoded by the exons ATACCTGGACTGGATGAACCTGCTGACGTACGACTACCACTCCGCGTTCGAGCCCGCGGTGAACCATCACGCGCCGCTCTACCCGCTTGAAGAGCCTAATGAGTACAGTGTGGACAACGAACTTAATATC GACTACACCATAAAGTTCTACCTGGAGAACGGGGCGGACCGGGACAAGCTGGTCCTGGGCATACCGACCTACGGGCGCTCGTACTCGCTGTTCAACCCGGACGCGACGGAGATCGGAGCCCCGGCTGACGGGCCCGGCGAGCAGGGAGATGCGACTAGGGAGAAGGGGTACTTGGCGTATTATGAG ATCTGCGAGTCCCTAAAGCCCAAGTCCCGCAAGCGCGAGGTGGACTCCGATGACGAGTCCGAGGACGAGGACAGCGACGACGAGGAGCTGCCGTGGACCGTCGTGCAGCCCAACCCGAAGGCCATGGGGCCTTATGCGTACAG aGGCAACCAGTGGGTGGGGTACGACGACATCGACATCGTGAGCAAGAAGGCCGAGTATGTCGCCGAAAATGGACTTGGAG GTATAATGTTCTGGTCGATCGACAACGACGACTTCAGGGGCACGTGCCACGGCAAGCCCTATCCGCTCATCGAGGCCGCCAAGGAGGCCTACATCTCCAGACTGGG ATCGACCGATAACGCAGTAGCGGTGACGGAGCGAGCGCGTGTGACCAGCAGCAGCTCGCGGCGCCGCAACCGCCCGCGCCCCTCCAGCACCGCCCGCCCCACTGCCGCCGCCAA ACTGTCTTCGAGCACGAAGCGCAAGAGCGCGGCGTCCAGCACCACGCCCGCCTGGAGCATCAGCACGCCCGAGCCGCCCACCACGCCCGACCCCGGATCTG ACTTCAAGTGCACGGACGAGGGTTTCTTCCCGCACCCGCGCGACTGCAAGAAGTACTTCTGGTGCCTCGACTCCGGCCCCTCCAACCTCGGCATCGTGGCGCACCAGTTCACCTGCCCCTCCG GCCTATTCTTCAACAAAGCCGCCGACTCTTGCGACTTCGCCCGCAACGTTCTCTGCAAGAAGCCTTCGACAACCACGACTACCAAAGCCCCTCCCAAGACCACCACCGCCAAGCCGCAGACTACCACTAGAGCGCCGACGACCACTGAAGCTGCCACGACTACCAGAAGAGTGATTAAACTGAGCACCAAGAACTCCGCGCTGTTTAGGACTACGTCGACCACGACTACCACTACTACAGCTGCGCCTGag GAAATCTACGACGACAGTGAAGACGAAGCGGCGGATATCGACGCGGAGGACCCCAAGGTCATCAAGGAACTCATTGACCTCATCAAGAAAGTTG GAGGCGTAGAGCAGCTGGAGAAGCACCTGCACTTAGCCGAGTCGTCagcagcagcggcggcggACGGACCCACCACCACCGCCTCGCCCTACCACAAGAAACTCTACCAGAAGGTGCTAGAACGGACCAGGAGTAACAA AAACATCGGTGGCGGCGTGGGCGAGGGCCTGGTGTCGTACAGCCGGCGCGGGCCGCAGAACGCCGGGCTCGAGAGCGACAGCGACAGCGATAGCGAACAGAGGACGCCCAAGAGAGATGGAAGACCACA ATACACAACAATAAACCGTTCCCGCGGCTCCACCACCGAAGAGCCCTCAGACAGTGTCGAAGCACCCGCCGTGCCCGAGGTCAGCAACCGAGCGCGCGCCGTCGACGACTCCCGGTCTACTAGCAACAAAATAGACGACTCCCGGACTACTAGCAACAAGGACGACTCCAGGTCTACCAGTGATTCCCGGTCTACTACGAGCAGGCCGCTGCAGTATGTGAACATCCGCCGCGCCCGGCCCACTGACACTGCTGATGATACCGCTTCTAG AAACGCGCTATTCGAACGCTCCGAGCCATACGTGACGGTGTCAGAGTCGAACTCACTGGACATCGCCAGCGCGCGGAGAGAGAACATTCCCGAATACGTAACCATCAGACGAAGCCGACCCACCACCGAGGAGGCCACCACTGCACA ATACACAATTACGGAAGAATCTTCATACGAAACTTTGCTCGAAAAGGAGATCTCATCACCTCTGCAGCCGCAGTACACTTCTATAGAGCGCAAGCGCCCCTCCACCCCCCCTCCCACCGAGCCCGACACCCCCGAGCCCACCACCGTCCTCGCCGTGCAGATATCCTCCCTACTCAATGCTCCCAACCCTGAAGACGATGAGGAGCTCGTTCAAACGGAGGCCGCTCCAGAAGAGACCGAGGCTCCTACCACGGTGACGACGCCCGCCCCCTCCACCCTCCCGCCCCGtcgcgcgcccccgcgccgccgcgggACCACCACCCCCGCACCCATCACCTCCACCGTCAGCACGACCACCCAGGTGAGTGACAGGAACTATACTTTCGTAAGACGCCGCCGCCCTCTCGCTAGGCCGAACGAAATCAACGCGGACTCGGACGAAACGAACTCGAGAAAGATCAGGTCCACTACCCCTGAGAGTCGCGAAGCTGAAGTCAATGCCGAGACTGAGCGCACGTCGGTTGTGTTCAATCGAAGGTTTAGGCCCAGGAACCAGCAGTCGGCTACTCCGGTCGTAGATTCGGTCCCGGCCGCGGCTTCTCCCGTGTCTCGTGGGAGGTACAGGCCTCAGGTTGATCTTGAAGAGTTGTCTACTCTGACTGCGGTTGAGACTGAGCAGGAGGTTGTGCCGCAGTTTGTGCCGCGCTCTAATGCTGCTACTGTTAGGAGTTCAAGTCGTTTCCGCTCTAGGACATCGACGGCAGCTGACAGTGTGGCTGACAGCGATTCGTCTGCAGCCACTGTCGAGGTCCAAAGACAAACGTTTCCTTCACGAGGTCGAAGCCGGTTCTTTCTGAGTACTTCCACCACCGAAGCCACTCAAGAGATTTCCAGCACTACAGAGCCAAGTCAAAGAAGACCGACTTTCACCAGATTCTCACCAAGGCCATTTTCAAGAAGCGGCGTTCCTTCTACTACTGAGGAAGCAATTATTGAAGAGATAGTAGATGAGCCAATAATTGCTTCACCAAGAACACCATCTCGTCTGCCTTTTGGCCGAGGTAGGCCTGCTATATCGACGACTACAACTACACGACCAAATCTTCAGGCAAGGAGGTTACCGTTCTCTTCATTTACTCGCCAATCTACTACTCAAGTGCCATTTGTAGAAGAAAATGACGAGGAGTCAATTGAGGATACTAAAGATGACATAAAACTATCTGAAAGTGCCATTGCTGAAAAAGAACATGAGAACGAAAATGTTGATGAATCAGATCAGGAGAATGAaactaatattgtaaataatgaaactGATCCATTAGATAACAACGAACCAATAAATGAACCCGAAGAGGTGTCGGAGGCACCTAAAAGACGTGTTGTAATCAAAAAAATTAGACCAACAAACGCTCCTGAGGAGGAATCAGTTATATCTACATCTGATTCACCAGTTTCCTCAGATGAAACTGGAAGAAAAAAGTTCAGAGTAATCAGACGGAGACCTACATCTACTACAACTGTAGTTGAAGACATCATTACGACTTCATCGACTTCAGAAACTCCACCAACTGGTCCTCAAAGAGTACGTAAAATTATTCGTAAGAAAATTAAACCTGTTGAAGATGATATACCAGAAATCATAGCCAAATCTGTAGGATCAGTTAACGCCGGGCTAGTACAAGATACCACTGAACCTGTGGCGAATTATGGAGAAAAAACTAGACCTAACATTTTAACTCCTTCTTCAACCTCTGTACCAGTGGAGGAGGAACAAGTTGGTTCTGAGCCAACTGAATCAAATCAAACTGAAGCACCGGAAATTAAAGAACAACAAACTGAAAATAACGAAGACACAAAATCCGTTGTAGAGCAAGAAAATGAGCAGACTATTGAAACTGAAATAGATTCAAAACCTGAAGTAGTTATTGAAAGCAATCAATCATCAAGTGAACCAACATCTGTATCTGAAAGTGAAATTCAACCAGAGACAGAGGCTTCTACTACAGCATCGACAACTCAAGCAACCACGCCAGCTCCTAGAGCGAGACTACCGTATAGACCAGGTAAACGATTATTCACGTCTACCACAGAAACTCCAGCACCAAGCAGCAGGACCTACAGCCGCAAATATAACGCTGTCTACACGAGTCCAGCTACTGTAGACCGGCCATCGACTTCGACTACCCGCAGACCCCTATTCCAAGGCAGGCCATTTTCTAGAAGACCTTTTACTACCGCTAGAACTACACCCAAGattgaagatgaggatgaatATTCAGATGAAGAGATCTTGGATGAAGAACCTGAAGATGAATTTGTTGTTGTACCACCCAACCAACTATTCTCTAGAAGACCTACTGGAAATGATAATAACGATGAAGATAATGAAGAAAATGACCAAGATTTAGAATCAGACAATGAAGGAGAATCAAAAGATGAGCAAGAACAATTTACTGTAACATCGAGAAAGCCAAACTTCAAACCTCGTGTCATTAATTCTAATACTTTCAGAACGTCAACTTCTACAACTGAGTTACCTAAACGACAATttgtatcacaaaacaaaacagCAATTTATAATCGATTTGGAGGTAACAGACCGGTTAATGAAACTAAAAAACGAGTCGTAAATGTACCAGTCGGATATAATACTCCCTCGAAAGCATCTAGTGATAGTGAAAATGAATCAAAGACCAGTGAGGTTGAAGAAGAATCTGATGAAAATGAAACCGTCACAACTACTGACGGTAAGAATACTGAAAGTACAACTGAAGATGATGATTATCTCACTATGACCGATAGCACTAGCACAACTGAGTCGGGAACTGGAACCACTAACGATGATTCTACAAATACCGATACTTTTGCCACAGTCACAGACCAAATGGAAATTGATGACAGTACAGATGACTTTTTGGAATTCACCGAAGAAACTACATCATACCCTGGTAATTCAGACACAACTTTCTACACAAATGATGTATTTGATGTAAAAACTACGTATGTAAACCGTGTTACTGTTGCGACAACCACAGTCCCTGAAGCTACCACTGAGCCAATACCCGAAACAACCACAACCACCACCACCACAACTACTACTACCACTAAAGCTCCACCAAGACTTAAAACTCAATTTGACAAACTGTTTTCAGTTAGTAGAGTAGTAGAAGTATCATCTAAACTTGACAAGCACCGTATCAACAAGAATAACGAAAGCCGATTAATTGAAGAAGGAACTATCATGCAAGAAAAGAAACCCACCGTTGATAAAATCGGTGAAGTGAGCAGGTTCAGtcttatcaaaatatttgaaGATGAAATACCAATTTATCTAACCAAATATGGCCACATATACCCGGTAGATAACCCTCCTGATAATCCGATTCGCATTGACGAAGCTAGAAATGCCCGTGCTTTAGTCAACTTTTCAGATGCTCCAAGAGAGAATTTACTAGCTTCTGAAAGTATTAACGAAGCTTACagaagtttaaataaaatacctcaAGTGCAGAAGGAACAAAATAAAGATACTGACCAAGTAGAGAATGTTCAAGGCGATAACTTCCTCAGCTACATTAATGACGAGAAGAAGGCTGATGTGCCGTATTCTCTACCGTACTACCAGTCCGACCCATCTCAATGGCAATTTATTCCCGCTGCATACGAAAATGAAAAgatgaaacaaaacaaagcgGCCAAGAGTTTCGAAATTGTGACTCCTCGCAACATCATCGACGATCCATCCACATTACCGCTAGAAGGACTGTTCAAAACTGAGAATCCAGTAACGTCAAGAAAAATTAACAATGTTGGTACTGGCAATCAGCCTTTCCTCGTTTATTCTTCTTCTGGAGTAAAAGAAGATCCTATAATGAAGCTAACTGTGCCGAAGCAGGATGCTGCGAAAAATATCAAAACTTACGTTAAAGGGCAAGAATTGGTGGGAGCTGCAGCAGACGATGTAGATGACGGGTACCCAGTAGATATGTCAGTAATACCTCTCACTACCGAAAGCTCTGACAGTACTGCTACAACTATGGACACAACGGAAACAGTCCCTGTGACCACTAGCCCTATCTTGGAAATGTTAACCTCAAAATCCACGACCACAACCACGGAACAGACGACCGCAGGAACCACGAACGAACCTACAACGGAAACGGTAATTGAAGAAACGACTACACAAAAACCATCTTTATTCGATGGTAAAAGATCCAAATTTGCTTTCCCGCGAAGGCCGATAGGCGTGAAAACGAATACAACAAGACCAGTCCCCGCAATCTCTTCTCGCATTGCCAAAAAGAACGTCACATTATCCTCTAACAGTCTCAACCGCGTTAACAAAACTAGTGGTTTTAACCCAGCCAAGTCCCGGTTTACTGGTGCTAGAGCGCAGAACGTTCCAGTCGATTTGAGGAGTGGTAGTAGGAAGACGACGACCAGGCCTGCGCCGCGGACCTACACGACCGAGGCGCCGCGGTCCACCACCGAAAAGAGGGTGCTTATTAAGTCCCTCAGACCAAACTTCAGGCCATCCTTCGTCCCTCGAAGGCCGACCCCCACAAAGGTCAGTGGggacacttaa